The stretch of DNA TGGCAAAAATTGACCGCATTCACCGCCAACCGGATACCAGCAATAGGGAGTTTAATGATTTTACCATTGCCGGCAGCCAAACCACGAGCGTACGGACTGCTATATCAGGAGATGCTGCCACCTGCGATGCTTGTTTGCAGGAAACTTTTGACCCCAATAGCCGCTGGTATCGCTATCCATTTACCAATTGTACTCACTGTGGACCGCGCCTGAGCATTGTTCAAGGCATTCCTTACGATCGCGTTAATACCAGTATGGCGGTTTTTCCCATGTGTGCGGACTGCCAGCGGGAATACTACGATGTGGAAAATCGCCGTTTCCACGCTCAACCCATTGCCTGCCCGGTATGTGGACCGCAAATTTGGTTGGAAAATGCCCAAGGAGAAATTATATTTGATGAGGCGATAGCCACTACCATCCGCCTCATCCAGCAGGGATACATTGTGGCGATGAAAGGGTTGGGGGGATTTCACCTGGCTGTCGATGCCACCAATGAAAGGGCGGTACAAACGCTACGCCAGCGCAAAAAACGCGATCGCAAACCATTTGCTCTCATGGTACGGGATTTGCAGGTGCTTGCCAACTATTGTAGCCTTTCTGCTGGCGAAAAAGAATTGTTGCAAAGTCCGGCAGCGCCTATTGTGTTGCTAGCTGCTAACGGCTACCGTCAAGTTGCCCCATCGGTCGCCCCCGGGCAAAATAGGTTGGGGGTGATGCTGCCCTATACGCCGCTACACCATCTCATTTGGTCTTCTCTGGAGATGCCAGTGGTTCTCACTAGTGGCAATATTTCCGACGAACCTCAATGTATCGACAATCAAGAAGCGAGGGAGAAATTAAGTTCGCAAGCGGATTTTTTCTTACTACACAACCGCGATATTGTCAACCGGGTAGACGATTCTGTGGTGCGGGTTTTCCAAGATGCCCCCATGGTGTTGCGACGCGCCCGTGGCTACGCCCCCAGCCCCATTTCTCTGCCGCCGGGATTGGCGGATACGCCGCCGTTGCTGGCGATGGGGGGTGAGTTGAAGAGTACGTTTTGTTTGGTGGATGGGGGAAAAGCGATTTTATCCCAGCATTTGGGCGATTTGGAGAATGCTGCTGCCTGGCGGGGATATGGGGATACGCTACAACTGTACTTGCAATTGTTTCGCTGTCAACCCCAAGCGATCGCGGTAGACGAACATCCGGAATATTTAGCCAGCAAGTGGGGGCGCGATTGGGCGGCGGCGGATGCATTGCCTTTGTATACCATCCAACACCACCATGCCCACATTGGGGCGGTGATGGCAGAAAATCATTTGCCGGTGGATACACCGCCGGTGTTGGGGGTGGCTTGGGATGGGTTGGGTTACGGCAGCGACGGTACGTTTTGGGGGGGAGAATTTTTGCTGGCGGATTATCACGGGTTTCAGCGGCTGGCTTCCTTGCCGGCGGTTCCCCTGTTGGGGGGAGAAAAGGCAATGTCTCAACCCTGGCGCAATACCTACGCCCATTTACGCCGCCTTGGGGATTGGGAAGGTTGGGAACGTTCCTACGGGGATTTGGCAATCGTGCAATTTTTGGGCAAACAACCGCGACAGCTTTTAGACCAAATGGCAAGCCAAGGCATTAACGCCCCTCTGGCTTCTTCGGCGGGGCGTTTGTTCGATGCGGTGGCAGCGGCTATTGGCATTTGTCGGGAAGTATGTCAGTACGAAGGGCAAGCAGCGGTGGAAATGGAAGCCTGTATCGATGCCCAAAGTTGGGATTGGGCGCAGAAGACCGGTGGCTATCGCTTTCGTTGGTATACAATAGACGATCGTACCACTCAATGGGTTTTGGACCCCCAACCCATGTGGTGGGAGTTGCTGGCGGATTGTCAAATCCGTCTCTCGCCTGCGGTGATGGCAGCCAAATTTCATGTAGGATTGGCCCGGGCGATCGCTTTTGGAATTCGGCAAATCAGCGATCGCTATAAATTTTCCCATGTTGCCTTCTCTGGGGGCGTTTGGCAAAACCAACGGTTGCTAGAGGCAGTTTGCCAGCAACTGCAAAGGTGGGAGATACCCGTTCTCACCCACCACCAAATTCCTCCCAACGACGGTGGGTTATCCTTGGGGCAAGCAGCCATTGCCGCTGCCCGCTGGCAACATTGAAATTTATCTTTGATATTAAAAATTATTGCGTTTTCTAATATCTTCCCTCACAAGTAGTATTGTAGATACTCATGTAGTGTGGTAACGACTTCGCAGATAGAATGGCACAAGAGAAATCAACGGTCGTCATTACAGGTGCTTCTTCCGGAGTCGGCTTGCAAGCCGCCAAAGCCCTGGCAAATCGAGGAGACTGGTATGTGGTCATGGCTTGCCGCAATTTAGAAAAAGCGGAACAAGCCGCCCAAGACGTGGGCATGCCCGTGGGTAGCTATACCATTTTGCCCTTGGATCTGGCTTCCCTCAAAAGCGTTCGTCAATTTGTCACCAAGTTCCGCGAAACGGGCAAATCCCTGGATGCTTTGGTTTGCAACGCCGCTGTTTACATGCCTTTGCTCAAACAGCCGCTACGCAGCGAGGATGGCTACGAACTCACTGTCGCCACCAACCATTTGGGGCATTTTCTGCTGTGCAATTTAATGCTGGAGGATATGAAACATTCCCCCAACCCCGAACCCCGGTTGGTGATTTTAGGTACGGTTACTGCCAATCCCAAAGAACTGGGCGGCAAAATTCCCATTCCTGCCCCGCCGGATTTGGGAGATTTACAAGGGTTGGAACAAGGTTTTCAAGAACCCGTTTCTATGATTAACGGCAAGCCTTTCAAACCAGGCAAAGCCTACAAAGACAGCAAGCTGTGCAACGTTCTCACCATGAAAGAGTTGCACCGACGCTACCACGATGCTACGGGGATTGTCTTTTCTTCCTTGTATCCCGGCTGCGTCGCCGAAAGTCCCCTTTTCCGCAATCACTTCTCGTTGTTCCAAAAGATTTTCCCCTGGTTCCAGAAAAACGTTACTGGGGGATATGTTTCGGAAGAACTGGCAGGAGAGCGGGTGGCTGCCGTGGTTGCCGATCCCGAATACAACCAATCCGGGGCTTACTGGAGTTGGGGGAACCGCCAGAAAAAAGGTCGTCGCTCCTTCGAACAGGAACTTTCCGACGAAGCCAACGACAATCGCAAGGCAGAGCGTCTTTGGGAGTTGAGTGCCAAGTTAGTTGGTTTGGCGTAAGCTGATTGGCGATGGGAGGGTGGAAGTGCGGGAATTCTCCGAAACAACAGCTACAAGCATATCTTATTTCTTCCCCCTCTTCCCCCCTCTTTCTCTGCAAAATCGCTACCATAGAAACAGCCCACCATCTCAATCGAACGATGAACAAGATGCCAGGAATTTCGCAGTGGCAAAAGCGGTTTTTTGCCTGGGGAATGGCGAAAGCCAACGAAACCAGTGGGGAGAGCATCCAATTGCACCAGCATCCCCACCATGCCAATATGGCAGAACTGAAAAAAGACCTATTGGGGCGTTTGTCGGGAACTGTTTTAGAAATTGGACCGGGGGCTGGTGCCAATTTTGTTTATTATCCCCACAACATTCGCTGGATTGGCGTGGAACCCAATCCCTACATGCACCAATATTTGCGTCGGGAAGCTACCGAACAGGGAATAGAAGCGGTGGAAGTATATGCAGGTGGGGCGGAACATTTACCGGTTGCCGATGGTAGCGTGGATGCGGTGGTGAGTACCCACGTGCTTTGTTCGGTGGGGGATTTGGAACCGACGTTGCAGGAAATTCAACGGGTTCTCAAGCCGGGCGGTACGTTTACGTTTATGGAACATGTGGCTGACCGCCATGAGAGTTTGGGGCGCAAGGTACAAAATGCGATCGCACCTATCTGGAAAACTTTATTCGACAACTGCCACCCCAACCGCGAGACTTGGGTTTACCTGCAAAAAGCTGGGTTTGAATCAGTAGAATACCACGATTTTCAGCTTCCTTTCCCCATCGTTCACCCACACATCGCCGGGGTAGCCACGAAAACAACGGCATAGCCAATAATTGACAATTGGGTCAAATTTGGGGCGGGGAGATATTGCCATTTCCTCGCCCGTTCGTGTATGGTATTGGCAAGTTGATGAGAACAGTTTGCATTTAACCATGAACGCTATTGCACGTTTTTTCATTTTTAGTTGCACAGCTTTCCTAATTGTAGGACTGTTGAACGTTTCCATCCCTCAGATTTCCACGGCAACAGAACCAGCTGGCACCCCACCAACTTCCGTGGCAGTTACCAGCGATCGCTACAGCCAACAAGTTGAAACTGGTTTGCAATATTTTCGCCAGCGTGCGAAAGAACAGCTTTCCCTAGTGGAAGATTTGCTGGCTACCCTCAAAAGTGGGGATTTAGAAGCAGCCAAAGCAGCCTATGTGGAAGCTAGACCTCCCTACGAGGAAATTGAAGTATTCGCCGCCAGTTTCGAACAGGAAGACTCGGATATCGATGCGCGACCTTATTCTTTCGCTGCCGGAGAAATGTCGTCGGATTTCGTCGGTTTTCACCGCGTCGAACGATATTTATACCGCGATGGCGACCTAGAAGCTGCCATTCCCTATGCGGAAGGATTAAAAGACAGCGTGCGATCGCTCATCGATAAACTCAACGACCCCAGCAACTTCAACGCCAGCTTAAACTTCGACGGCATGGTTACCCTCGCCACCGAAGTACCCGCAAAAAAGATTTCCAGCGAAGAAGAAACCTGGTCGGGGCAGAGTTTGCTCATTTACAAGAGCAATTGGATTGGCATCTACAGTCAATACAAACCCTTTGCCTCGCTTCTCGATAAAGAAATCGCCAATCGCGTCGATGCTGCCTATCAGAACTGCATGAAGACCATCGAACCTTTCTTTAGCGAGAACAGCGTCGCCGCCACGCCATACAGCCAAGTCAGTACCGAACAGCGTGGAGAAATCGTTCGCGCCAGCTATCAGTTCCGCCAGGCACTCATAGAAGCGCGCGATGCCTTGGGATTGAGTTAGGAATTTTTCCCTACAAGCGATCGCGGTGGTGGGGGGCGGTGAAATCAATTTCCGGACCCAATGGTACAATACCGGTAGGATTGATGGTCTTGTGACTCTGGTAGTAATGACCTTTGATGTGCTGCCAGTTCACCGTATCCGCCACACCCGGCGTTTGATACAAGTCCCGCACGTACGCCCACAGATAGGGATAGTCCACCAACCGCCGCAAATTGCATTTAAAATGTCCCACATAAACTGGATCGAACCGCAG from Geitlerinema sp. PCC 9228 encodes:
- the hypF gene encoding carbamoyltransferase HypF codes for the protein MAAEEIRIFGTVQGVGFRPTVYRFAKACSLTGQVWNDGSGVVIRVRGSQGNIDRFLQQLQWHAPPLAKIDRIHRQPDTSNREFNDFTIAGSQTTSVRTAISGDAATCDACLQETFDPNSRWYRYPFTNCTHCGPRLSIVQGIPYDRVNTSMAVFPMCADCQREYYDVENRRFHAQPIACPVCGPQIWLENAQGEIIFDEAIATTIRLIQQGYIVAMKGLGGFHLAVDATNERAVQTLRQRKKRDRKPFALMVRDLQVLANYCSLSAGEKELLQSPAAPIVLLAANGYRQVAPSVAPGQNRLGVMLPYTPLHHLIWSSLEMPVVLTSGNISDEPQCIDNQEAREKLSSQADFFLLHNRDIVNRVDDSVVRVFQDAPMVLRRARGYAPSPISLPPGLADTPPLLAMGGELKSTFCLVDGGKAILSQHLGDLENAAAWRGYGDTLQLYLQLFRCQPQAIAVDEHPEYLASKWGRDWAAADALPLYTIQHHHAHIGAVMAENHLPVDTPPVLGVAWDGLGYGSDGTFWGGEFLLADYHGFQRLASLPAVPLLGGEKAMSQPWRNTYAHLRRLGDWEGWERSYGDLAIVQFLGKQPRQLLDQMASQGINAPLASSAGRLFDAVAAAIGICREVCQYEGQAAVEMEACIDAQSWDWAQKTGGYRFRWYTIDDRTTQWVLDPQPMWWELLADCQIRLSPAVMAAKFHVGLARAIAFGIRQISDRYKFSHVAFSGGVWQNQRLLEAVCQQLQRWEIPVLTHHQIPPNDGGLSLGQAAIAAARWQH
- a CDS encoding protochlorophyllide reductase — protein: MAQEKSTVVITGASSGVGLQAAKALANRGDWYVVMACRNLEKAEQAAQDVGMPVGSYTILPLDLASLKSVRQFVTKFRETGKSLDALVCNAAVYMPLLKQPLRSEDGYELTVATNHLGHFLLCNLMLEDMKHSPNPEPRLVILGTVTANPKELGGKIPIPAPPDLGDLQGLEQGFQEPVSMINGKPFKPGKAYKDSKLCNVLTMKELHRRYHDATGIVFSSLYPGCVAESPLFRNHFSLFQKIFPWFQKNVTGGYVSEELAGERVAAVVADPEYNQSGAYWSWGNRQKKGRRSFEQELSDEANDNRKAERLWELSAKLVGLA
- a CDS encoding class I SAM-dependent methyltransferase — encoded protein: MPGISQWQKRFFAWGMAKANETSGESIQLHQHPHHANMAELKKDLLGRLSGTVLEIGPGAGANFVYYPHNIRWIGVEPNPYMHQYLRREATEQGIEAVEVYAGGAEHLPVADGSVDAVVSTHVLCSVGDLEPTLQEIQRVLKPGGTFTFMEHVADRHESLGRKVQNAIAPIWKTLFDNCHPNRETWVYLQKAGFESVEYHDFQLPFPIVHPHIAGVATKTTA
- a CDS encoding EfeM/EfeO family lipoprotein, with the translated sequence MNVSIPQISTATEPAGTPPTSVAVTSDRYSQQVETGLQYFRQRAKEQLSLVEDLLATLKSGDLEAAKAAYVEARPPYEEIEVFAASFEQEDSDIDARPYSFAAGEMSSDFVGFHRVERYLYRDGDLEAAIPYAEGLKDSVRSLIDKLNDPSNFNASLNFDGMVTLATEVPAKKISSEEETWSGQSLLIYKSNWIGIYSQYKPFASLLDKEIANRVDAAYQNCMKTIEPFFSENSVAATPYSQVSTEQRGEIVRASYQFRQALIEARDALGLS